A window of the candidate division WOR-3 bacterium genome harbors these coding sequences:
- a CDS encoding peptidylprolyl isomerase: MTQSLFRPILHRLRLTVIQLVIGLIFLPIIGNHLLFAKTADRIIAVVGEQIILASEVNEAVEFMKLMTPTLASDSQLVHQILDELIKSRLLLEEAKRETVEVSRQEIEEEVERNIQALKRRFDDDTAYQQALEKEGITERKLRERYRDDIKKRLISQKLLAKKGLTNINITPIEVQNFYHQHKDSIARSPGRVELAHILFMIKPSQSAEQALQNRVSEIYDILLRGGDFEEVAQSFSDDKATKNRGGYLGMVELENLQPEIQVVVKNLKPNEISMPARSRYGYEIFKCLSRRGNKIELRHILIAVNLTKRDTLNTKKTAEQVRALALKGISFDSLAKLYSDDPMTKDSSGYLGEFLLSGLQEPYRTAVAKLKAGEISEPVLSEHGYHLIKVLNKEEERILSLEDLQDEIRNYLFEAKLKERLQEYLTKIANRTYIKKYL; encoded by the coding sequence ATGACCCAATCATTGTTCAGACCGATACTTCACCGTTTACGGTTAACGGTTATCCAGTTAGTAATAGGCCTTATATTTTTACCCATTATCGGTAATCATCTGCTTTTTGCCAAAACGGCGGATAGAATTATTGCTGTAGTCGGTGAACAAATAATTTTAGCCAGTGAAGTCAACGAAGCCGTTGAATTTATGAAATTAATGACGCCAACTTTAGCATCCGATTCGCAATTAGTGCACCAAATTTTAGATGAATTAATTAAAAGTCGGTTACTTTTAGAAGAAGCCAAACGAGAAACCGTTGAAGTATCGAGACAAGAAATTGAGGAAGAAGTCGAACGGAATATCCAAGCCCTAAAGCGCCGTTTTGATGATGATACCGCTTATCAACAAGCATTAGAAAAAGAAGGTATTACGGAACGAAAATTACGAGAACGGTATCGGGATGATATTAAAAAAAGATTGATTAGCCAAAAGTTATTAGCCAAAAAGGGGTTAACCAATATTAATATTACGCCGATTGAAGTCCAGAATTTTTATCATCAGCACAAAGACTCAATTGCACGAAGCCCGGGTCGGGTCGAACTGGCGCATATTCTATTTATGATAAAACCATCGCAATCTGCAGAACAAGCCTTACAGAATCGTGTTAGCGAAATCTATGATATTCTCTTACGCGGTGGTGATTTTGAAGAAGTTGCCCAAAGTTTTTCTGATGATAAGGCAACGAAAAATCGCGGGGGCTATTTAGGTATGGTCGAACTTGAGAATTTACAGCCAGAAATTCAAGTAGTTGTCAAAAACTTAAAACCCAATGAGATTTCTATGCCCGCACGCAGTCGTTATGGTTATGAAATATTTAAGTGCCTTAGCCGAAGAGGAAATAAGATTGAATTACGACACATTCTAATCGCAGTTAATTTAACAAAGCGCGATACACTAAACACCAAAAAAACTGCTGAACAAGTGCGTGCCTTAGCCTTAAAAGGCATTAGTTTTGATTCTTTAGCCAAACTGTATTCTGATGACCCGATGACCAAAGATAGTAGTGGTTATTTAGGCGAATTTCTCTTATCCGGCTTGCAAGAACCCTATCGCACTGCAGTAGCAAAACTAAAAGCCGGCGAAATCTCAGAACCCGTGTTATCAGAACATGGCTACCATTTGATAAAAGTTCTCAACAAAGAAGAAGAAAGAATCTTGAGTTTAGAGGACCTTCAAGACGAAATCAGAAATTATCTTTTTGAAGCAAAACTGAAAGAACGGCTTCAGGAGTATCTTACCAAAATTGCTAATCGCACTTATATTAAGAAATATCTTTAG